The following are from one region of the Bradyrhizobium septentrionale genome:
- the plsX gene encoding phosphate acyltransferase PlsX, which yields MPQKVRIALDAMGGDVGASVVIPGAAISLSRHPGSEFLLVGDQAQIEPELAKHPALKAVSKVIHTDVAVKNDEKPSQALRRTRRASSMWLAIDAVKHGEADVAVSAGNSGALMAMGSINLRTLPGVDRPALAAVWPTLRGDSVVLDLGASIGGDAHHLATLAVMGSAMASVLFNLERPTVGLLNIGSEEIKGHGEIREAAEMLRAMNSNQFDYIGFVEGDAIGKGLADVIVSEGFSGNIALKAAEGTARQMFTLLREAMSSSWLARIGYLLARGAFQKLRDKLDPNKSNGGLLLGLNGVVVKSHGGINAEGFAYAVDVGYEMAHYDLLTKINQMLNRDGSALVKAPTAQEAVS from the coding sequence ATGCCTCAAAAGGTTCGAATCGCGCTTGACGCCATGGGGGGCGATGTCGGCGCATCGGTGGTCATTCCCGGCGCCGCGATCTCGTTGAGTCGTCACCCCGGCAGTGAATTCCTGCTGGTCGGAGACCAGGCCCAGATCGAGCCGGAGCTCGCGAAGCATCCTGCGCTCAAGGCAGTATCGAAGGTGATCCATACCGACGTCGCCGTGAAGAATGACGAGAAGCCGAGCCAGGCGCTGCGGCGGACCCGCAGGGCGTCGTCGATGTGGCTGGCGATCGATGCCGTGAAGCATGGCGAGGCCGATGTCGCGGTCTCCGCCGGCAACTCCGGCGCACTGATGGCGATGGGCAGCATCAATCTGCGGACGCTGCCCGGCGTCGACCGCCCGGCGCTCGCCGCGGTGTGGCCGACGCTGCGCGGCGATTCGGTGGTGCTCGATCTCGGCGCCTCGATCGGCGGCGACGCCCATCATCTGGCGACGCTCGCGGTGATGGGCAGCGCGATGGCGAGCGTGCTGTTCAACCTCGAACGGCCGACCGTCGGCCTGCTCAATATCGGGTCCGAAGAGATCAAGGGCCACGGCGAAATCCGCGAGGCGGCCGAGATGCTGCGCGCGATGAACTCGAACCAGTTCGACTATATCGGCTTTGTCGAGGGCGACGCGATCGGCAAGGGGCTCGCCGACGTGATCGTGTCGGAAGGTTTCAGCGGCAATATCGCGCTCAAGGCCGCCGAGGGAACCGCGCGCCAGATGTTCACGCTGCTGCGCGAGGCGATGTCGTCGAGCTGGCTGGCGCGGATCGGCTATCTGCTTGCCCGCGGCGCGTTCCAGAAGCTGCGCGACAAGCTCGATCCCAACAAGTCGAATGGCGGCCTGCTGCTCGGCCTGAACGGCGTGGTGGTCAAGAGCCATGGCGGCATCAACGCGGAAGGCTTTGCCTATGCGGTGGATGTTGGCTATGAGATGGCCCACTACGATCTCCTCACCAAGATCAATCAGATGCTCAACCGCGACGGCAGCGCCCTGGTAAAGGCGCCGACCGCGCAGGAGGCTGTCTCGTGA
- a CDS encoding ubiquinol-cytochrome C chaperone family protein, translating to MLWPFNHFRRPPVRARSTIETIYGMIVTQAREPLFYRDLGVPDTVNGRFDLLLMHLWLVLRRLKSAEGGVELSQALFDHFCVDMDDNLREMGVGDLTVPKRMQAFGEAFYGRTAAYDLALTDSEEALAQSFCKNILNGENIDQARELAAYARGAMAVLDHTDLAALTRGAWRFPAPQAAGTAA from the coding sequence ATGCTTTGGCCGTTCAATCACTTCAGAAGACCCCCGGTGCGCGCGCGCAGCACCATCGAGACCATCTATGGCATGATCGTGACGCAGGCGCGAGAACCGTTATTTTACCGTGACTTGGGCGTTCCCGACACGGTTAACGGCCGTTTTGACCTGCTTCTGATGCATCTCTGGCTGGTGCTGCGGCGATTAAAGTCCGCCGAGGGCGGCGTGGAACTGTCGCAAGCGCTGTTCGATCATTTCTGCGTCGACATGGACGACAATCTGCGGGAAATGGGTGTCGGCGACCTCACGGTGCCCAAGCGCATGCAGGCGTTCGGCGAGGCCTTCTACGGCCGTACCGCGGCCTATGACCTGGCGCTGACCGACAGCGAGGAGGCGCTGGCCCAGTCGTTCTGCAAGAACATCCTCAACGGCGAGAATATCGACCAAGCGCGCGAACTGGCCGCCTATGCCAGGGGAGCAATGGCGGTGCTTGATCACACCGACCTCGCGGCGCTGACCAGGGGCGCGTGGCGCTTTCCCGCGCCGCAGGCTGCGGGGACGGCGGCATGA
- a CDS encoding outer membrane protein assembly factor BamE, whose protein sequence is MNHTLSRQSRAASARGFFTRFRAIAVIGLVCAALGGCAGEQFQKGYILPEGALEQIPIGASQDQVLIVLGTPSTVATLDGEVFYYISQRTSRPVAFMNQRVVDQRVIAVYFDKNRQVRRLANYGLKDGKIFDFVSRTTPTSGQEMSYLTPLFKLLSFN, encoded by the coding sequence ATGAACCACACTCTTTCACGACAGTCTCGCGCCGCTTCCGCGCGCGGGTTCTTCACGCGCTTTCGCGCGATCGCCGTCATTGGCCTGGTCTGCGCCGCGCTCGGCGGCTGCGCCGGCGAACAATTCCAGAAGGGCTATATCCTGCCTGAAGGAGCGCTCGAGCAGATCCCGATCGGCGCGAGCCAGGATCAGGTGCTGATCGTGCTCGGCACGCCCTCGACCGTCGCAACACTGGACGGCGAGGTGTTCTATTACATCTCGCAGCGGACCTCGCGCCCGGTCGCCTTCATGAACCAGCGGGTGGTCGACCAGCGCGTGATCGCGGTCTATTTCGACAAGAACCGGCAGGTGCGCCGGCTCGCCAATTACGGCCTGAAGGACGGCAAGATCTTCGACTTCGTCAGCCGCACCACGCCGACGTCGGGCCAGGAAATGTCCTACCTGACACCGCTCTTCAAGCTGCTCAGCTTCAACTGA
- a CDS encoding YceD family protein, whose translation MSGGTTGRPDAVRDPWRVLVNVAQIPDTGLHREIVADEAVRKAMAEAAELREVISAHATFDLQPKRDGSCHVTGRVLARVGQTCVVTLDPIENEIIEPIDVMFAPPEQIPEMADLVDDAEAGDEETPDPPEPITGGFIDIGRLATDALFLAIDPYPRKADAVFEQEVEAPDPENHPFAALKALKEKPNGKKPKGS comes from the coding sequence ATGAGCGGCGGGACCACAGGACGGCCCGATGCCGTGCGGGACCCTTGGCGCGTTCTCGTCAACGTCGCGCAGATCCCGGACACGGGCCTGCATCGCGAGATCGTGGCCGACGAGGCGGTGCGCAAGGCGATGGCCGAGGCCGCGGAATTGCGCGAGGTGATCTCGGCGCATGCGACGTTCGATCTGCAGCCCAAGCGCGACGGTAGCTGCCACGTCACCGGCAGGGTTTTGGCGAGGGTCGGTCAGACCTGCGTGGTGACGCTCGATCCGATCGAAAACGAGATCATCGAGCCGATCGATGTGATGTTCGCGCCGCCCGAGCAGATTCCGGAGATGGCCGACCTGGTCGACGATGCCGAGGCCGGCGATGAGGAAACGCCGGACCCGCCGGAGCCGATCACGGGCGGCTTCATCGACATCGGCCGGCTCGCTACCGATGCGCTGTTTCTGGCCATAGACCCGTATCCGCGCAAGGCGGATGCAGTCTTTGAACAGGAGGTTGAAGCGCCTGATCCGGAAAATCATCCCTTTGCCGCGCTGAAAGCGCTGAAGGAAAAGCCTAACGGCAAGAAGCCGAAGGGCAGCTGA
- the makA gene encoding alpha-pore-forming cytotoxin MakA — MMALAKLKVKAAPKLAATTKLETQTQSAFVILSLITQACHGILNTVFVPPSPKPSWFDDLNSKLDVAKTHAQDWIDNIGPSVTGGVPVQVINYGTTYSAITGTIQSIVNAHPDAQGADNPYVKQVHELVAALEQSVQVIVTNANTTQTLMKNWGDLMQASHDALTSGAVSIQKAEADLSADISKMNEAIKVLNDTIHNENIAIAASAGGIAIGLLLLVVGIALAPETGGASLLVAGTGGLLVVGGAVTWGVMQSKINKQFDEIAQDQKELDDDKRQMVALQGLGSASSQAIQYITDASNALSDFRTSWTVFQGELQGVLAKLESAEAALSTIVAGAFTTAAASEWADATSFAQGLVNAPVSYPAKELAMDGKAA, encoded by the coding sequence ATGATGGCACTAGCAAAACTGAAAGTAAAAGCAGCGCCGAAATTGGCGGCGACCACCAAGCTCGAGACCCAAACCCAATCGGCCTTCGTGATCTTGTCATTGATCACCCAGGCGTGCCACGGCATCCTGAACACGGTGTTCGTGCCGCCGTCGCCCAAGCCGAGCTGGTTCGACGACCTCAACAGCAAGCTCGACGTCGCCAAGACGCACGCGCAGGACTGGATCGACAATATCGGCCCCAGCGTCACCGGCGGCGTTCCGGTGCAGGTCATCAACTACGGCACGACCTATTCGGCCATCACCGGCACGATCCAGTCGATCGTTAACGCACACCCGGACGCACAAGGCGCCGACAACCCGTACGTCAAGCAGGTTCATGAGCTGGTCGCCGCGCTGGAGCAGTCGGTGCAGGTCATCGTCACCAATGCCAACACCACACAGACGCTGATGAAGAACTGGGGCGACCTGATGCAGGCGTCGCACGACGCCCTGACCTCGGGTGCGGTCAGCATTCAGAAGGCGGAAGCGGATCTGAGCGCCGACATCAGCAAGATGAACGAAGCGATCAAGGTGCTCAACGATACCATTCATAACGAGAATATCGCGATCGCGGCGTCCGCTGGCGGCATCGCCATTGGATTGCTTCTCCTGGTGGTGGGTATCGCGCTCGCGCCTGAAACGGGCGGCGCCAGCCTCCTTGTTGCCGGCACCGGCGGCTTGCTGGTCGTCGGCGGCGCCGTGACGTGGGGCGTCATGCAGAGCAAGATCAACAAACAATTCGACGAGATCGCCCAGGACCAGAAGGAGCTGGACGACGACAAGCGCCAGATGGTCGCCCTGCAGGGGTTGGGCTCCGCCTCGAGCCAGGCGATCCAGTACATCACCGACGCCAGCAACGCGCTGTCCGACTTCCGCACCAGCTGGACCGTGTTCCAGGGCGAACTGCAGGGCGTGCTGGCGAAGCTTGAATCGGCTGAAGCGGCGCTCAGCACCATCGTGGCGGGTGCTTTCACCACCGCCGCAGCCTCGGAATGGGCCGATGCGACGTCGTTTGCGCAGGGGCTGGTCAACGCCCCGGTTTCGTATCCGGCCAAGGAACTGGCGATGGACGGCAAAGCCGCTTGA
- the makE gene encoding alpha-pore-forming cytotoxin MakA: MPFSGAATNAEIDASMGAIVLLNSSCQAVIEAEIAEVASPWYDQLDQELGAAENLVVGWRRSGVLYFQTDILDTIAAAGQAFVAAAPQIDALFAALEQRFSAGGKAELITAMQALEPPIQAMIGQIADYLGKLQTFEQAMLQADQAMRNTVGQVQAQEQQIQGEIDAINNQIKLLNVQIQTDREAIARAKAARTRGIIETIFGVVFAPLTGGASLILAGIGVASIAEAEGQINAMQSEISGYQQKIASDQSALSDDQRIVATLGALTMSTGLVLSDMAMIENALDSLRTGWTALDGELGGVIAKLQAATSAADLIVSQAWYTAACTEWNLIDSHVADLTGRQIDTSRVRIG, translated from the coding sequence ATGCCTTTCAGCGGTGCGGCGACGAATGCGGAGATCGACGCCAGCATGGGCGCGATCGTGCTGCTCAACTCGTCCTGCCAGGCGGTGATCGAGGCCGAGATCGCGGAGGTCGCTTCCCCCTGGTACGACCAGCTCGACCAGGAGCTCGGCGCTGCCGAGAACCTGGTCGTCGGCTGGCGCCGCAGCGGAGTGCTGTATTTCCAGACCGACATCCTCGATACGATTGCCGCAGCCGGGCAGGCGTTTGTCGCGGCAGCGCCGCAGATCGACGCTCTGTTTGCAGCGCTCGAGCAACGCTTCTCGGCCGGCGGCAAGGCCGAACTGATCACCGCAATGCAGGCGCTTGAGCCGCCGATCCAGGCCATGATCGGACAGATCGCGGACTATCTCGGCAAGCTCCAGACGTTCGAGCAGGCGATGCTGCAGGCCGACCAGGCGATGCGCAACACGGTCGGGCAGGTACAGGCCCAGGAGCAGCAAATTCAGGGCGAGATCGACGCGATCAACAACCAGATCAAGCTGCTCAACGTGCAAATCCAGACCGACCGCGAGGCGATTGCACGGGCGAAGGCCGCGCGCACGCGCGGCATCATCGAAACCATCTTCGGTGTCGTGTTCGCGCCGCTGACCGGCGGCGCGTCGCTGATCCTGGCCGGTATCGGCGTGGCCTCGATCGCCGAAGCCGAGGGCCAGATCAATGCCATGCAATCGGAGATATCGGGCTATCAGCAGAAGATCGCCTCTGATCAGTCGGCGCTCAGCGACGATCAAAGGATCGTCGCAACGCTGGGCGCGCTCACCATGAGCACCGGGCTCGTGCTGAGCGATATGGCGATGATCGAGAACGCGCTTGATTCGCTCCGGACCGGCTGGACCGCTCTGGACGGTGAACTCGGCGGCGTGATCGCCAAGCTGCAGGCCGCGACGTCGGCGGCAGACCTCATCGTCAGTCAGGCCTGGTACACCGCTGCTTGCACCGAGTGGAATCTGATCGACAGCCACGTCGCCGACCTTACCGGGCGGCAGATCGACACCAGCCGGGTGAGAATTGGTTGA